A single Anopheles arabiensis isolate DONGOLA chromosome 2, AaraD3, whole genome shotgun sequence DNA region contains:
- the LOC120908544 gene encoding uncharacterized protein LOC120908544 isoform X1 yields MRSMIQPHRKGSRRKVISGCSNHTVGCARNTLKSLLLLHCDDLNIPASVAASTTTDTTVQPATSRISTLSARRRRRRRLGNELVPLGSSVSDGVEGCHCSHGKRTGGAAGCSNPISPTSTTTITTNTTPLKPEVLERYQQPSSSSATLVSVPWHHKSKTKLLYRSIVQICLALFLILGCCDAAKQEVLQSGTGCAFPKRWEGQWFQSGVQQPITIEGSTLSTRGRCIASEGDKFLLVNGKGCHRCVVIYQKHINILQYKESECEDFYTGQLNPAAMPIHSVLKSDRGLAHPNMNGHSRISSSDPYMRSNEDSDNCMGCKGRETLHYLCEQIPGDALLYSMFKINPEPIKCPLSGSYTFTYNRGHGECRYPVSNMEMCTEDSRLLLSFQACPDVPGTESTVEELTCLAWWKDGNSRYLVGLVSHHHATSNEERFRCFVYEKLSGSDAEYKLAQSGDATCNGLESAEVGSRIMTLKKAPLMDRCDFPVWFKGPRFWHALMGSAHYVFDASDGSLHIKKPNGHTVARSLCEQINKQTSSEMMVVVHHTMGCKSGFMCVMFYRRDTHVAELQMGTPAARLEDACTTENFDVHRTPFVTLLANNSETQLCPLEGQYMMKGFLMPTSSISRHKRNHNNKARSHRHWDVVGYRNQESAIAGSNAGTVGGIVGGYIGLEAKRRSFLPRSRRTAADSRNDTSTILHGDNGVATDGTARSRRETAGGCNINHNTNRQLLVGCSEESIIEVKPKCKIDDEELFICTGHWQENQTTYIIAKHSISQHGVCISYVPMEGSHVQLFVGDTCHRAYMQSGQHRSMPANITSYGKCGEVNSSINLHPLHIRLYSFILSLLLIRSILR; encoded by the exons ATGCGCAGCATGATCCAGCCACACAGGAAAGGATCACGGCGTAAAGTTATCAGCGGCTGCAGCAATCACACCGTCGGATGTGCCCGAAATACGCTCAAAAgcttactgctgctgcattgtGATGATTTGAACATTCCTGCTTCTGTTGCTGCTTCAACCACTACCGACACAACGGTCCAGCCCGCCACCAGCAGGATATCAACACTTTCCGCTCGCAGGCGAAGACGACGAAGGTTGGGCAATGAGCTCGTTCCGCTCGGGAGCTCCGTTTCCGATGGGGTCGAAGGATGTCACTGCAGCCACGGCAAACGAACGGGAGGAGCTGCTGGATGCAGTAACCCTATCAGTCCCACCtcgaccaccaccatcaccaccaacaccacccccCTCAAGCCAGAAGTTCTAGAACGATATCAgcagccgtcgtcgtcgtcggcgacATTAGTGTCTGTGCCGTGGCAccacaaaagcaaaacgaaactACTGTATAGAAGCATTGTGCAAATATGTTTGGCCTTGTTCTTGATCTTAGGATGCTGTGATGCAGCTAAACAAGAAG TTTTACAAAGTGGAACGGGATGTGCATTTCCCAAGCGATGGGAAGGTCAATGGTTTCAATCCGGTGTACAACAGCCAATTACGATAGAGGGATCCACGTTAAGTACTAGGGGCCGGTGCATTGCTAGCGAGGGCGATAAGTTTTTACTAGTGAATGG CAAAGGATGTCACCGGTGCGTTGTAATTTATCAGAAGCATATAAACATACTCCAGTATAAAGAAAGTGAGTGTGAAGATTTTTATACAGGCCAGTTGAATCCAGCTGCAATGCCTATTCATagcgttttaaaaagtgatCGGGGCTTAGCTCATCCCAACATGAACGGGCATTCAAGAATATCGTCATCGGATCCGTATATGCGATCCAATGAAGATAGCGACAATT GCATGGGATGCAAAGGTCGCGAAACATTGCATTACCTTTGCGAACAAATCCCGGGTGATGCTCTACTGTACagtatgtttaaaataaatccagAGCCAATTAAATGTCCGCTGTCAG GATCTTATACGTTCACCTACAACCGAGGGCATGGGGAATGCAGGTATCCAGTGTCAAATATGGAAATGTGTACAGAAGACAGTAGATTACTGCTAAGTTTTCAGGCATGCCCTGATGTACCTGGGACCGAAAGCACGG TTGAAGAACTAACATGCTTAGCATGGTGGAAGGACGGCAATTCACGCTATCTGGTGGGTCTGGTTTCACATCATCATGCCACTTCGAACGAGGAGCGCTTTAGGTGCTTCGTATACGAGAAGCTCAGCGGCTCCG ATGCAGAGTATAAACTGGCACAATCCGGAGACGCTACCTGTAACGGTCTTGAGAGTGCAGAA GTTGGGTCCCGAATAATGACGCTCAAAAAAGCCCCCCTGATGGATCGGTGTGATTTTCCGGTCTGGTTTAAAGGACCACGCTTCTGGCATGCCCTCATGGGCAGTGCGCATTACGTATTTGATGCTAG TGACGGCTCGCTTCATATTAAAAAGCCTAATGGGCACACGGTTGCTCGTTCGCTTTGCGAGCAAATCAACAAGCAAACATCCTCGGAAATGATGGTCGTTGTGCACCACACCATGGGCTG caAATCTGGATTCATGTGTGTCATGTTCTACAGACGAGATACTCACGTAGCCGAGCTACAGATGGGAACACCGGCCGCTAGGCTTGAAGATGCATGTACGACTGAAAACTTTGACGTGCATCGAACACCGTTCGTTACTTTGCTAG CAAATAACTCTGAAACGCAGCTTTGCCCACTGGAGGGCCAGTATATGATGAAAGGTTTCCTTATGCCCACGTCCTCTATTTCGCGCCACAAGCGCAACCACAACAATAAAGCCCGCTCGCACCGGCACTGGGACGTGGTCGGCTATCGGAATCAGGAGAGCGCCATTGCCGGCAGCAACGCTGGCACGGTGGGCGGTATCGTCGGCGGCTACATCGGGCTGGAAGCGAAGCGAAGGTCTTTCCTTCCCCGATCGCGGCGTACTGCGGCCGATTCGAGGAACGACACCTCTACGATTCTGCATGGAGACAACGGAG TGGCTACCGATGGTACCGCCCGATCACGCCGGGAAACGGCTGGAGGATGTAACATTAATCACAACACTAACCGGCAGCTGTTGGTTGGCTGTAGCGAAGAGAGCATAATTGAagttaaaccaaaatgtaaAATCGACGATGAAGAAT TATTTATATGCACCGGCCACTGGCAGGAGAACCAAACGACGTACATTATCGCTAAGCACTCAATTTCCCAGCATGGAGTATGTATCAGCTATGTGCCAATGGAGGGCAGTCATGTACAGCTGTTCGTCGGGGACACCTGTCACCGTGCCTACATGCAGTCGGGCCAGCACAGATCGATGCCAGCTAATATTACTAGTTACG GTAAATGTGGTGAGGTGAACAGTTCGATTAATCTCCATCCGCTTCACATCCGGCTTTATTCCTTCATCTTGTCTCTGCTGCTGATAAGAAGTATATTGAGATGA
- the LOC120908544 gene encoding uncharacterized protein LOC120908544 isoform X2 produces MRSMIQPHRKGSRRKVISGCSNHTVGCARNTLKSLLLLHCDDLNIPASVAASTTTDTTVQPATSRISTLSARRRRRRRLGNELVPLGSSVSDGVEGCHCSHGKRTGGAAGCSNPISPTSTTTITTNTTPLKPEVLERYQQPSSSSATLVSVPWHHKSKTKLLYRSIVQICLALFLILGCCDAAKQEVLQSGTGCAFPKRWEGQWFQSGVQQPITIEGSTLSTRGRCIASEGDKFLLVNGKGCHRCVVIYQKHINILQYKESMGCKGRETLHYLCEQIPGDALLYSMFKINPEPIKCPLSGSYTFTYNRGHGECRYPVSNMEMCTEDSRLLLSFQACPDVPGTESTVEELTCLAWWKDGNSRYLVGLVSHHHATSNEERFRCFVYEKLSGSDAEYKLAQSGDATCNGLESAEVGSRIMTLKKAPLMDRCDFPVWFKGPRFWHALMGSAHYVFDASDGSLHIKKPNGHTVARSLCEQINKQTSSEMMVVVHHTMGCKSGFMCVMFYRRDTHVAELQMGTPAARLEDACTTENFDVHRTPFVTLLANNSETQLCPLEGQYMMKGFLMPTSSISRHKRNHNNKARSHRHWDVVGYRNQESAIAGSNAGTVGGIVGGYIGLEAKRRSFLPRSRRTAADSRNDTSTILHGDNGVATDGTARSRRETAGGCNINHNTNRQLLVGCSEESIIEVKPKCKIDDEELFICTGHWQENQTTYIIAKHSISQHGVCISYVPMEGSHVQLFVGDTCHRAYMQSGQHRSMPANITSYGKCGEVNSSINLHPLHIRLYSFILSLLLIRSILR; encoded by the exons ATGCGCAGCATGATCCAGCCACACAGGAAAGGATCACGGCGTAAAGTTATCAGCGGCTGCAGCAATCACACCGTCGGATGTGCCCGAAATACGCTCAAAAgcttactgctgctgcattgtGATGATTTGAACATTCCTGCTTCTGTTGCTGCTTCAACCACTACCGACACAACGGTCCAGCCCGCCACCAGCAGGATATCAACACTTTCCGCTCGCAGGCGAAGACGACGAAGGTTGGGCAATGAGCTCGTTCCGCTCGGGAGCTCCGTTTCCGATGGGGTCGAAGGATGTCACTGCAGCCACGGCAAACGAACGGGAGGAGCTGCTGGATGCAGTAACCCTATCAGTCCCACCtcgaccaccaccatcaccaccaacaccacccccCTCAAGCCAGAAGTTCTAGAACGATATCAgcagccgtcgtcgtcgtcggcgacATTAGTGTCTGTGCCGTGGCAccacaaaagcaaaacgaaactACTGTATAGAAGCATTGTGCAAATATGTTTGGCCTTGTTCTTGATCTTAGGATGCTGTGATGCAGCTAAACAAGAAG TTTTACAAAGTGGAACGGGATGTGCATTTCCCAAGCGATGGGAAGGTCAATGGTTTCAATCCGGTGTACAACAGCCAATTACGATAGAGGGATCCACGTTAAGTACTAGGGGCCGGTGCATTGCTAGCGAGGGCGATAAGTTTTTACTAGTGAATGG CAAAGGATGTCACCGGTGCGTTGTAATTTATCAGAAGCATATAAACATACTCCAGTATAAAGAAA GCATGGGATGCAAAGGTCGCGAAACATTGCATTACCTTTGCGAACAAATCCCGGGTGATGCTCTACTGTACagtatgtttaaaataaatccagAGCCAATTAAATGTCCGCTGTCAG GATCTTATACGTTCACCTACAACCGAGGGCATGGGGAATGCAGGTATCCAGTGTCAAATATGGAAATGTGTACAGAAGACAGTAGATTACTGCTAAGTTTTCAGGCATGCCCTGATGTACCTGGGACCGAAAGCACGG TTGAAGAACTAACATGCTTAGCATGGTGGAAGGACGGCAATTCACGCTATCTGGTGGGTCTGGTTTCACATCATCATGCCACTTCGAACGAGGAGCGCTTTAGGTGCTTCGTATACGAGAAGCTCAGCGGCTCCG ATGCAGAGTATAAACTGGCACAATCCGGAGACGCTACCTGTAACGGTCTTGAGAGTGCAGAA GTTGGGTCCCGAATAATGACGCTCAAAAAAGCCCCCCTGATGGATCGGTGTGATTTTCCGGTCTGGTTTAAAGGACCACGCTTCTGGCATGCCCTCATGGGCAGTGCGCATTACGTATTTGATGCTAG TGACGGCTCGCTTCATATTAAAAAGCCTAATGGGCACACGGTTGCTCGTTCGCTTTGCGAGCAAATCAACAAGCAAACATCCTCGGAAATGATGGTCGTTGTGCACCACACCATGGGCTG caAATCTGGATTCATGTGTGTCATGTTCTACAGACGAGATACTCACGTAGCCGAGCTACAGATGGGAACACCGGCCGCTAGGCTTGAAGATGCATGTACGACTGAAAACTTTGACGTGCATCGAACACCGTTCGTTACTTTGCTAG CAAATAACTCTGAAACGCAGCTTTGCCCACTGGAGGGCCAGTATATGATGAAAGGTTTCCTTATGCCCACGTCCTCTATTTCGCGCCACAAGCGCAACCACAACAATAAAGCCCGCTCGCACCGGCACTGGGACGTGGTCGGCTATCGGAATCAGGAGAGCGCCATTGCCGGCAGCAACGCTGGCACGGTGGGCGGTATCGTCGGCGGCTACATCGGGCTGGAAGCGAAGCGAAGGTCTTTCCTTCCCCGATCGCGGCGTACTGCGGCCGATTCGAGGAACGACACCTCTACGATTCTGCATGGAGACAACGGAG TGGCTACCGATGGTACCGCCCGATCACGCCGGGAAACGGCTGGAGGATGTAACATTAATCACAACACTAACCGGCAGCTGTTGGTTGGCTGTAGCGAAGAGAGCATAATTGAagttaaaccaaaatgtaaAATCGACGATGAAGAAT TATTTATATGCACCGGCCACTGGCAGGAGAACCAAACGACGTACATTATCGCTAAGCACTCAATTTCCCAGCATGGAGTATGTATCAGCTATGTGCCAATGGAGGGCAGTCATGTACAGCTGTTCGTCGGGGACACCTGTCACCGTGCCTACATGCAGTCGGGCCAGCACAGATCGATGCCAGCTAATATTACTAGTTACG GTAAATGTGGTGAGGTGAACAGTTCGATTAATCTCCATCCGCTTCACATCCGGCTTTATTCCTTCATCTTGTCTCTGCTGCTGATAAGAAGTATATTGAGATGA